From the Pseudobacteroides sp. genome, one window contains:
- a CDS encoding DNA adenine methylase — MNKTKTQKYSFRANPLIIENLQKKYLTDNTSEAITLAIREVLAPKPAEHIKVKPLFSILGTKSKTLASRIIKIMPEHVTYVEPFGGTGAVLLAKQESKVEVYNDLNGRLCNLFTVLKKQPLEFYLKCKELFIADSILKEQKQVIDFASPLEDAVNYFYLTATTIYGNKQSLRHQVGKNFSKTYQNRLSLINSLSERLENVSIFNRDFSYIIKKYDSPNTLFYCDPPYYSKEGYYDEVCLEQHNLLADMLRNIKGKFILSYYANTAIYNLYRSKRIFHVSYRMKRKSGFSKTVTEKIITNFSFDGCKPMG; from the coding sequence ATGAACAAGACTAAAACACAAAAGTATAGTTTTCGTGCAAATCCGTTGATAATTGAAAATTTGCAAAAGAAGTATTTGACTGACAATACCAGTGAAGCTATAACATTGGCTATTCGAGAAGTTCTAGCTCCGAAGCCGGCAGAACATATTAAAGTAAAGCCCTTGTTTTCTATATTAGGCACGAAGTCTAAAACACTGGCTTCAAGAATAATTAAGATAATGCCCGAACATGTTACATATGTTGAACCATTTGGCGGTACTGGTGCTGTATTATTAGCAAAACAGGAAAGCAAGGTTGAAGTATATAATGATTTAAACGGACGCCTTTGTAACTTGTTTACTGTGCTGAAAAAACAACCTTTAGAATTCTATTTAAAATGTAAAGAGTTATTTATTGCCGACTCGATATTGAAAGAGCAAAAGCAGGTTATTGATTTTGCAAGTCCTCTTGAGGATGCGGTAAATTATTTTTACCTTACTGCGACTACTATATATGGCAATAAACAAAGTTTAAGGCATCAAGTTGGAAAGAATTTTTCAAAAACTTATCAGAACAGGCTTTCACTTATTAATTCTTTGTCTGAAAGATTAGAAAATGTTTCTATATTCAATAGAGACTTTTCTTATATAATTAAGAAATACGATAGTCCTAATACCTTATTCTATTGTGACCCACCTTATTATTCTAAGGAAGGATATTATGATGAAGTGTGTCTTGAACAGCATAATTTACTTGCGGATATGTTGCGTAACATTAAGGGCAAATTTATTCTTTCTTATTATGCTAATACTGCAATTTATAATTTATACCGAAGTAAGCGTATTTTCCATGTCAGTTATAGAATGAAGAGAAAGTCAGGCTTTAGCAAAACAGTCACTGAAAAAATAATCACGAACTTCTCATTCGATGGTTGTAAACCTATGGGGTAA